In the Helicobacter typhlonius genome, one interval contains:
- the hemW gene encoding radical SAM family heme chaperone HemW, producing the protein MLLYIHIPFCASKCGYCAFTSFVNKETYFESYIEALCVDLAQILKGKDYVLSSIFIGGGTPNLLDSIHYEKIFTQIRAYARLEETCEISIESNVNLLNPQWCRDLRALGANRLSIGVQSFYAPKLAYLERDHSAKDIFHRVESAYNAGFTNINCDMMITPLDSYNILESDLTQVLNLPISHLSLYALSIDEGSRFAGQTNVVRGNVDEALSFYARDWLQAQGFMQYEVSNYTRNTQTQCAHNMGYWQGREYLGCGASAVGRVGRVRMRAYPNLKEYIKSPTARFNEHLSVEDIQIENLMLGLRMSRGAWLKLAPLEQENQAWQECIEAGESIGCGLEVSDFKKPPLRFLLDEGKCHLLECEGAKQGRILAKQSREREKCKGEMCEKISYLVANELFLADEIALWILRHK; encoded by the coding sequence ATGCTACTTTATATTCACATACCATTTTGCGCGAGTAAGTGCGGATACTGCGCTTTTACCTCTTTTGTGAATAAAGAGACTTATTTTGAATCCTACATAGAGGCTTTGTGCGTGGATTTAGCACAGATTCTAAAAGGTAAAGATTATGTGTTAAGCTCGATTTTTATTGGTGGAGGCACACCAAATCTCTTAGATTCTATACATTATGAGAAAATCTTTACTCAGATCCGTGCGTATGCGAGGCTTGAAGAGACTTGCGAAATCAGTATTGAATCTAATGTCAATCTCCTCAATCCGCAGTGGTGCAGGGATTTACGCGCATTAGGTGCAAATCGACTAAGCATAGGTGTGCAGAGCTTTTATGCGCCAAAATTAGCCTATTTGGAGCGCGACCATAGCGCAAAAGATATTTTTCATCGCGTGGAGAGTGCCTACAATGCAGGATTTACGAATATAAATTGCGATATGATGATAACACCTCTAGATTCTTATAATATCTTAGAATCCGACCTTACACAGGTTTTGAATCTCCCCATAAGCCACCTATCGCTTTATGCGCTAAGTATTGATGAAGGCTCACGCTTTGCAGGGCAAACAAATGTGGTGCGCGGAAATGTTGATGAGGCATTGAGCTTTTATGCGCGTGATTGGCTACAAGCGCAGGGATTTATGCAGTATGAAGTGTCAAATTATACGCGCAATACACAAACGCAATGCGCTCACAATATGGGCTATTGGCAGGGGCGAGAGTATCTCGGGTGCGGGGCTTCGGCGGTGGGGCGTGTGGGGCGTGTGCGAATGCGGGCATATCCAAATCTTAAAGAATATATCAAATCGCCCACCGCGCGTTTTAATGAGCATTTGAGTGTGGAAGACATACAGATTGAAAACCTTATGCTAGGGCTACGCATGAGCAGGGGTGCGTGGCTAAAACTTGCGCCATTAGAGCAAGAAAATCAAGCGTGGCAAGAATGTATAGAGGCGGGGGAATCCATAGGCTGCGGACTTGAAGTAAGTGATTTTAAAAAGCCTCCACTGCGATTTTTGCTTGATGAGGGCAAATGTCATTTGCTAGAGTGTGAGGGTGCAAAGCAGGGCAGAATCTTAGCAAAACAATCAAGAGAGCGTGAAAAGTGTAAGGGTGAAATGTGTGAAAAGATAAGCTATCTTGTGGCAAATGAGCTTTTTTTGGCTGATGAGATTGCGCTGTGGATTTTACGCCACAAATAA
- a CDS encoding glycosyltransferase family 2 protein translates to MPLFSIIIPTYNVESYIARCLDSCINQTLGDIEILVINDCGSDDSISIAKTYASKDSRIRIIHNPTNLGLFATRITGEKEAQGTYILHLDADDYLTLNACERAYQKASMALNSTPLSSNTQSHSEQEEKNLPDIIHFRPAYRGSSQASLSANCLHKLRYILPTRFSHKPLQNEQIAYNFFLKSTQFPKFTLWDKCYKTSLIRQILPFMECFIPLKLTMAEDMLKFFAISALAKSYVSLDERLYIYCLNHSSITQNIKAKDKKIADMCYISEALPSLATQLEQNTKSTKSPSLMPQIAKRLCHNLTALIILESRFDTSYTTADSTNSLDSALTTLNQTLAPLLESHLIAPVRIPRFIPSSILKHSPYLRACILSLQYWNRCLTYVRICAYLLSFGRVKL, encoded by the coding sequence ATGCCACTCTTCTCTATCATTATCCCCACCTACAATGTAGAATCTTACATCGCTCGTTGTTTAGATTCGTGCATTAATCAAACTTTAGGCGATATTGAAATTTTAGTCATTAATGATTGTGGGAGTGATGATTCTATAAGTATTGCTAAAACTTATGCGAGTAAAGATTCTAGAATCCGCATTATTCATAATCCCACCAATCTCGGGCTCTTTGCTACACGAATCACAGGAGAGAAAGAGGCACAAGGAACTTATATCCTCCACTTAGATGCCGATGACTATCTCACGCTTAATGCGTGTGAGAGGGCATATCAAAAAGCCTCTATGGCTTTAAACTCCACGCCGCTAAGCTCTAACACCCAGTCCCATAGTGAGCAAGAGGAGAAAAATCTCCCTGATATAATCCACTTCCGCCCTGCTTATCGTGGTTCATCTCAAGCAAGTCTAAGTGCAAATTGCCTCCATAAACTGCGCTATATCCTGCCTACTCGCTTTAGCCACAAACCCCTACAAAACGAGCAAATCGCATATAATTTTTTCCTCAAAAGCACACAATTTCCTAAATTTACCCTATGGGATAAATGCTATAAAACCTCGCTTATTCGGCAGATTCTCCCTTTTATGGAGTGCTTTATCCCGCTCAAGCTCACAATGGCAGAGGATATGCTCAAGTTTTTTGCCATTAGCGCACTTGCCAAAAGCTATGTGAGCCTTGATGAGCGGCTTTATATCTACTGTCTCAATCATAGCTCTATCACGCAAAATATAAAGGCAAAAGACAAAAAAATCGCAGATATGTGCTATATCAGCGAGGCTCTGCCAAGTCTCGCCACACAGCTAGAGCAAAATACAAAATCCACAAAATCTCCAAGCCTAATGCCTCAAATCGCAAAGCGTCTATGCCACAATCTCACCGCACTTATCATCTTAGAATCGCGTTTTGATACATCATATACCACCGCAGATTCTACAAACTCGCTAGATTCTGCCCTCACAACCCTAAATCAAACACTTGCTCCATTATTAGAATCTCATCTTATCGCTCCTGTGCGCATTCCACGCTTCATTCCATCAAGCATACTGAAGCATTCGCCTTATTTACGCGCTTGTATCCTTTCACTTCAGTATTGGAATCGCTGCCTCACTTATGTGCGTATATGCGCCTATCTTCTCAGCTTTGGGAGAGTGAAGCTCTAG
- a CDS encoding aspartate kinase has translation MLIVQKYGGTSMGDCDRIYNVAKRVTKSKALGHSLVVVVSAMSGDTDRLINFTQHFTPLPNTREVDMVLSSGERVTAALLAIALESMGIKAISLSGRGAGIVTDNFHTKARIEYVDTTKIFHLLNEGYVVVVAGFQGISTKGEVTTLGRGGSDLSAVALAGALNATKCEIYSDVDGVYTTDPRIVKEAKKLDKISYDEMLELASMGAKVLLNRSVELAKKLNVRLYCASSFSENEGTLITKEEDIMEKPIVSGVALDNNQARVSLADVLDRPGIAADIFGLLADNNINVDMIVQTIGRDGKTDIDFTIPKTEVQLTQQVLEKFKNDFGSIEYDNNIAKVSIVGVGMKSHSGVASTAFKALAEDNINIMMISTSEIKISMIINAEFAQDAVRKLHSVYRLEE, from the coding sequence ATGCTCATCGTGCAAAAATATGGTGGCACAAGTATGGGGGATTGTGACAGAATCTACAATGTTGCTAAACGCGTTACCAAAAGCAAGGCTTTAGGGCATAGCCTTGTCGTAGTCGTATCTGCAATGAGCGGAGATACAGATAGACTTATTAACTTTACACAGCATTTCACGCCACTGCCTAACACACGCGAAGTCGATATGGTGCTTAGCTCTGGAGAGCGCGTAACCGCAGCACTCCTTGCCATAGCTTTAGAATCTATGGGAATTAAGGCAATTTCACTTAGTGGTAGGGGTGCTGGGATTGTTACGGATAATTTTCACACAAAAGCGCGTATAGAATATGTGGATACCACGAAAATCTTTCACTTGCTTAATGAAGGGTATGTCGTTGTCGTGGCAGGATTTCAAGGGATTTCTACAAAGGGAGAAGTTACGACTTTGGGGCGCGGCGGAAGCGATTTATCAGCAGTTGCGCTAGCAGGTGCGCTCAATGCGACAAAATGTGAAATTTATAGCGATGTAGATGGCGTATATACGACTGACCCACGCATTGTTAAAGAAGCAAAAAAGCTAGACAAAATTAGCTATGATGAAATGCTAGAGCTCGCATCTATGGGAGCAAAAGTTTTACTTAATCGTTCGGTAGAGCTTGCTAAGAAGCTTAATGTCAGGCTATATTGCGCGAGTTCTTTTAGCGAAAATGAAGGCACACTTATTACTAAAGAGGAGGATATAATGGAAAAACCAATTGTTAGCGGTGTGGCACTCGATAACAATCAAGCACGAGTGAGCCTTGCTGATGTGCTTGACCGCCCGGGCATTGCGGCGGATATTTTTGGGCTTTTGGCAGATAATAACATTAATGTGGATATGATTGTGCAAACAATCGGGCGCGATGGCAAAACAGATATTGATTTTACGATTCCAAAGACAGAGGTGCAGCTCACACAGCAAGTGCTAGAAAAATTTAAAAATGATTTTGGCAGTATAGAATACGACAATAATATCGCTAAGGTGTCGATTGTAGGTGTGGGTATGAAATCACACTCTGGCGTGGCAAGCACAGCTTTTAAAGCATTGGCGGAGGATAATATCAATATTATGATGATAAGCACGAGTGAGATTAAAATCTCTATGATTATCAATGCAGAATTTGCTCAAGACGCGGTGCGTAAGCTCCATAGCGTATATAGACTAGAAGAATAG
- a CDS encoding efflux RND transporter periplasmic adaptor subunit, which translates to MKEYLCFIPLLCTQFMFAASEIVISQEQVAKNGIKIIPLNQAFNTKGVPFNALIDFDDKSSSTQSSSFETIVVNIYKREGESVNEGDLICDISSNELSALFFELTNTRERLKIAKENEAKDKSLYKAGVISKREYQLSYLAMNELRLKLNEIQSKLDLLGIDPQFIKNGSQGRYGFPVVAKTSGILSVAPKQSGEKIGAFTPYVRISKVSDNATSNLLGRIKIPLHLSHNIQKGSPVFDDDGNKIGEVETMSVVIDKVSNTILAIANIRDTNLKVGEMIEVYIDGLLPKGTILIPSSAVIKNGNDYFIFVQSAKGFKPTKIHKVEERDNGFVIDPKGLNAQMKIATGNIISLKGMMDGLGSE; encoded by the coding sequence ATGAAAGAATATCTGTGCTTTATCCCGCTATTATGCACCCAGTTTATGTTTGCTGCAAGCGAAATCGTTATTTCACAGGAGCAAGTGGCAAAAAATGGTATTAAAATTATCCCGCTCAATCAAGCCTTTAACACTAAGGGTGTGCCTTTCAATGCTCTTATTGACTTTGACGACAAGAGCTCCAGCACGCAAAGTTCGAGCTTTGAGACAATCGTGGTGAATATCTATAAACGCGAGGGGGAGAGTGTAAATGAGGGGGATTTGATTTGCGATATTAGCTCCAATGAGTTGAGTGCGCTCTTTTTTGAGCTCACAAACACACGTGAGCGACTCAAAATCGCTAAAGAAAACGAGGCAAAGGATAAATCCCTATATAAAGCCGGTGTGATCTCCAAGCGGGAATATCAATTAAGCTACCTCGCAATGAATGAATTGCGTTTAAAATTGAATGAAATCCAATCAAAGCTTGATTTACTGGGCATTGACCCGCAGTTCATCAAAAATGGCTCACAGGGCAGATATGGCTTTCCTGTGGTAGCAAAAACTTCGGGGATTCTATCCGTTGCCCCCAAACAAAGCGGTGAGAAAATCGGGGCTTTCACGCCCTATGTGAGAATCTCAAAAGTAAGCGATAATGCAACAAGCAATTTGCTTGGACGCATTAAAATCCCTTTACACTTATCACACAATATCCAAAAGGGTTCGCCTGTCTTTGATGATGATGGCAATAAAATTGGGGAGGTTGAAACTATGTCAGTAGTCATTGATAAAGTCTCAAACACTATTCTTGCCATTGCCAATATCCGCGACACAAATCTTAAAGTCGGTGAGATGATAGAAGTATATATTGATGGCTTACTGCCTAAGGGCACGATTCTTATCCCCTCATCTGCAGTCATAAAAAATGGCAATGATTATTTTATATTTGTGCAGAGTGCCAAAGGGTTTAAGCCCACCAAGATTCATAAGGTTGAAGAGAGAGACAATGGTTTTGTCATTGATCCAAAAGGTTTAAATGCCCAGATGAAGATCGCCACAGGCAATATTATCAGCCTAAAAGGTATGATGGACGGACTTGGGAGTGAATAA
- a CDS encoding DNA polymerase III subunit delta', translated as MTGIIHITPFAKELIDELIAEREEQYYEIFEREDFKIDDAKEVIAKSYLTYEQEMLIIICANKYNIAAQNALLKIIEEPPPLVQFIIIAKNKNALIPTIRSRMSITIHKHKAEMPPFELDVSRLSLESIYNFCKQNDSAQHSKEDIKLRIQSLLFALYEAQIKLTQKELTLFDRAIALNQNDATEKQNYIFLPLLLRIYHKQKGRQ; from the coding sequence ATGACCGGGATTATACACATTACACCTTTTGCAAAGGAACTTATAGACGAGCTCATTGCCGAACGCGAAGAGCAGTATTATGAAATTTTTGAACGAGAGGATTTTAAGATTGATGATGCAAAGGAAGTCATAGCAAAAAGTTATCTCACTTACGAACAGGAAATGCTCATTATCATCTGTGCAAATAAATACAATATTGCCGCACAAAATGCACTCCTCAAAATCATCGAGGAACCGCCACCTTTGGTGCAGTTTATTATCATCGCTAAGAATAAAAATGCACTTATTCCTACAATTCGTTCTCGTATGAGTATTACCATACACAAACACAAGGCGGAGATGCCACCATTTGAACTTGATGTATCAAGGCTAAGTTTAGAATCTATCTATAACTTTTGCAAACAAAATGACAGCGCACAACACAGCAAAGAGGATATTAAGCTTAGGATTCAATCTCTACTTTTCGCCCTCTATGAAGCACAAATAAAGCTTACCCAAAAAGAACTCACCCTCTTTGATAGAGCCATTGCCCTTAATCAAAATGATGCCACCGAAAAACAAAACTATATTTTTCTCCCTCTCCTTTTACGAATCTACCACAAACAAAAGGGACGGCAATGA
- the folP gene encoding dihydropteroate synthase produces MTIQRLDSHSILDNIKSIGADSMGQKIMGKKAQMLGFEIKDLGFEAMNILKQEALSVGAECATPKECITHKGEHIALLFGTRSNIEKILPKLAMQPFGLKALKKALESHLYASQRIAHQQTIMAIINVTPDSFYENSRKDAQGAIDRIHTLIQKEVGIIDIGAASSRQGSELIDTDVEIERLTPVIEHIATNKLYEKIDFSIDTYNAKTAEYALSHGFKIINDVSGLSESQMIEVAAQYNARVVLMHTKGTPKQMQSLTHTYKNLFDDIDTFFAEKITALGQAGVKDLIIDIGFGFAKDETQNIALIKHLSHFQHFGLPLLVGASRKNTIGKITGRETKDRLAGTLAMHLYALQNGANILRIHDEDSHIDMLKIYKAMQ; encoded by the coding sequence ATGACTATACAAAGGCTAGATTCCCATAGCATTTTAGACAATATTAAATCCATAGGCGCAGATTCTATGGGGCAGAAGATTATGGGTAAAAAGGCACAAATGCTTGGCTTTGAAATAAAAGATTTGGGCTTTGAAGCGATGAATATTTTAAAGCAAGAGGCACTAAGTGTTGGGGCAGAATGTGCCACACCAAAAGAGTGCATCACGCATAAAGGTGAGCATATTGCCCTGCTTTTTGGCACACGAAGCAATATAGAAAAAATACTCCCAAAACTCGCAATGCAACCCTTTGGCTTAAAAGCACTCAAAAAAGCATTAGAATCTCATCTCTACGCTTCTCAACGCATAGCACACCAACAAACCATTATGGCAATCATCAATGTTACACCCGATAGCTTTTATGAAAATTCACGGAAAGACGCACAGGGCGCGATAGATAGAATCCACACCTTAATACAAAAAGAAGTGGGGATTATCGATATTGGTGCGGCAAGCTCACGCCAGGGCAGTGAGCTAATAGACACAGATGTGGAAATTGAGCGTCTCACGCCTGTGATAGAGCATATTGCTACAAATAAATTATATGAAAAAATCGATTTTAGCATTGATACCTACAATGCTAAAACAGCTGAATATGCCCTCTCTCACGGATTTAAAATTATTAATGATGTAAGCGGACTAAGTGAATCCCAAATGATAGAGGTCGCTGCACAATACAACGCACGGGTGGTTCTAATGCACACTAAAGGCACACCAAAACAAATGCAGAGCCTCACACACACCTATAAGAATCTTTTTGATGATATTGATACATTTTTTGCAGAAAAAATTACTGCGCTAGGACAAGCGGGGGTAAAAGATCTTATTATTGATATTGGCTTTGGCTTTGCAAAAGATGAGACACAAAATATCGCCCTTATCAAACACTTATCGCATTTTCAGCATTTTGGACTACCATTACTCGTGGGGGCTAGTCGCAAAAACACCATTGGCAAAATTACAGGTAGAGAGACCAAAGATAGACTCGCCGGAACTTTGGCTATGCACCTCTACGCCTTGCAAAATGGAGCGAATATCCTCCGCATACACGATGAAGATTCGCACATTGATATGCTCAAAATCTATAAGGCAATGCAATGA
- a CDS encoding HobA family DNA replication regulator — MENISDWLLNTIREDEKRGVMSGWIEEKRFLLLPHMVRLITHILQGRSVIVLTDRQHQWFGTYITQHINQHHKGRPFLPVIEITHLRDMIDSNAQGNDMKGFKLISNMLDMMYGNYKIWYIGKKSIYATFAKECGDGWHWIFDENEIFNPTDEYLDYKLLILFKLFDRAILCALLNKISLDI; from the coding sequence ATGGAAAATATCAGTGATTGGCTTTTGAATACCATACGCGAGGACGAAAAAAGAGGCGTAATGAGTGGGTGGATAGAGGAAAAGCGATTTTTGCTTTTGCCACATATGGTGCGGCTCATTACGCACATATTGCAAGGCAGGAGTGTTATCGTGCTCACAGACAGACAACATCAATGGTTTGGCACATACATTACCCAACACATCAATCAGCACCACAAGGGACGACCATTTTTGCCCGTCATTGAAATCACACATTTGCGCGATATGATAGATTCTAATGCACAAGGCAACGATATGAAAGGCTTTAAACTTATTAGCAATATGCTTGATATGATGTATGGCAACTATAAAATATGGTATATAGGCAAAAAGAGCATATATGCAACCTTTGCAAAAGAGTGCGGAGACGGGTGGCACTGGATATTTGACGAAAATGAAATTTTTAACCCTACAGATGAATACCTCGATTATAAGCTTCTCATACTTTTTAAACTCTTTGACAGGGCGATATTGTGCGCGCTCCTCAATAAAATCTCGCTTGATATATAG
- a CDS encoding TolC family protein — translation MKYITALMLYISVMCANDFIDFNKLEEEFYVYMPTNKYVMSLDEFMTRVEKNSINLAKSRAMAQALTYEGKAMRAWNSSYLEVETNHVKSPSGGTELESTFLLMLTPRLPWVSYTLSQSYQNKILRQEKVYELTRRLAIISAKRLYLDYLVLNEQYHIYTTRYENAKNQLKISQEQYEAGRISKSQYLFFKSDFLATKVALKTLHTELINTLNALKVILGVNTTDSNINVNGLQFDYLSLDDAGLEKTLEQNLYLDIVSLDIKDYQYSAKLASQNRFDALEIGGGFNSAESSDGIMLKIKVPIPLTTKYGNQKAMYLALQSGSIRESEILKASLLMNAKSYLEQLYTKKEVIALAKDNENNRAELSEISRIGYEAGKTSAFEYLSVKNNHLDAMIATTQAKRDYVLTLSMLEETLSLVLNIPSTKDKQ, via the coding sequence ATGAAATATATCACTGCCCTTATGCTTTACATAAGTGTAATGTGCGCAAATGATTTTATAGACTTTAACAAGCTAGAAGAAGAATTTTATGTCTATATGCCTACAAACAAATATGTAATGAGCCTTGATGAATTTATGACGCGTGTGGAGAAAAATTCTATCAATCTTGCAAAATCTCGTGCAATGGCACAAGCCCTTACCTATGAGGGCAAAGCAATGCGTGCGTGGAATAGCTCATACCTTGAAGTGGAAACTAATCACGTAAAATCGCCAAGCGGTGGCACGGAACTTGAAAGCACATTTTTGCTTATGCTTACACCTCGTTTGCCGTGGGTGAGCTACACACTCTCGCAAAGCTACCAAAACAAGATTCTAAGGCAAGAAAAAGTATATGAACTCACAAGGCGACTAGCGATAATTAGCGCAAAAAGATTGTATTTGGACTATCTCGTCTTAAACGAGCAGTATCACATCTATACCACACGTTATGAAAACGCAAAGAATCAGCTTAAAATCTCACAAGAACAATACGAAGCCGGGCGCATTAGCAAATCACAATATTTGTTTTTCAAAAGCGACTTTTTGGCTACAAAGGTAGCACTAAAAACCCTGCATACAGAGCTTATAAACACGCTCAATGCGCTCAAAGTGATTCTTGGTGTAAATACAACAGACAGCAACATCAATGTAAATGGGCTGCAGTTTGATTATCTTAGCCTTGATGATGCAGGGCTTGAAAAGACATTAGAACAGAATCTTTACCTTGATATAGTGAGCCTAGACATCAAAGACTATCAATACAGCGCAAAGCTCGCCTCTCAAAATCGCTTTGACGCACTGGAGATTGGCGGCGGATTTAATAGCGCCGAATCGAGCGATGGCATTATGTTGAAAATTAAAGTCCCCATTCCTTTAACCACCAAATACGGCAATCAAAAGGCGATGTATCTAGCGTTACAAAGTGGTTCTATACGCGAAAGCGAGATTCTAAAGGCTTCGTTGCTGATGAATGCAAAGTCATATTTGGAGCAACTCTATACAAAAAAGGAGGTTATTGCTCTTGCAAAGGATAATGAAAATAATCGTGCGGAGCTAAGTGAAATATCGCGCATTGGCTATGAGGCAGGTAAAACAAGTGCGTTTGAATACTTAAGTGTGAAAAATAATCACCTTGATGCGATGATTGCCACCACGCAGGCAAAGCGCGACTATGTTTTAACGCTCTCTATGCTTGAAGAAACTCTAAGTCTCGTCTTAAATATACCTAGCACAAAGGACAAACAATGA
- a CDS encoding RNA pyrophosphohydrolase, whose translation MSAEQSNDVKPKRYRPNVAAIILSSTYPSEYRFFIAHRTDIKGAWQFPQGGIDEGESPRDALLRELEEEIGTNDVEIISECPEWVQYDFPNTMPKKMYKGYDGQRQKYFLVRIKDESKINLQTDIPEFDKYQFVSIDEIFQYVTHFKRDTYKKILDYFKKEGCI comes from the coding sequence ATGAGCGCAGAGCAAAGCAATGATGTAAAGCCAAAAAGATACCGCCCAAATGTCGCTGCCATAATTTTATCAAGCACCTATCCTAGCGAATATAGATTCTTTATTGCTCACCGCACAGATATTAAAGGCGCGTGGCAGTTTCCACAAGGGGGCATTGATGAGGGTGAAAGCCCAAGAGATGCGCTATTACGAGAATTAGAAGAAGAAATAGGCACAAATGATGTAGAAATCATCAGTGAATGCCCCGAGTGGGTGCAGTATGACTTCCCAAACACTATGCCAAAAAAGATGTATAAGGGCTATGACGGACAGAGGCAAAAATACTTCCTCGTGCGTATCAAAGACGAATCTAAAATCAATCTCCAAACCGATATACCGGAGTTTGATAAATATCAATTTGTAAGCATAGATGAGATATTTCAGTATGTTACGCATTTTAAAAGAGATACATATAAAAAAATTTTAGACTATTTTAAAAAAGAGGGCTGTATATAA